CCGCCGTGGCCGGCGGTGGGAGCCTGCCCGGAGAGGACGGCGACGCGGCGGACCAGGTGGCTTTGGCTCTGCCCAGCGGAGTGGCCTTGGGGCCCGCCGGGAATCTCTATGTTGCCGAAGCGGGGGCCTCGCGGGTGCGCCGGATCTCGGTGGACGGCCGGATCTTCGGTTTCGCCGGCACTGGACAGCCGGGCTTTGCGGGGGACGGGGGTGCGGCAGAGCTGGCTCTGTTGATCGACCCGGTGCGAGTGACGGCGCTCTCCGACGGCAGCGTCTACATCAGTGACGGCTTTGACCGCCGCGTGCGCAAGGTGGATCCCGCGGGGGTGATTCGCACGGTGGCGGGCACCGGCCAGAGCGGTGACGGGGGCGATGGTGGCCTAGCGGCGGGGACGGCGGTGAAGGAACCAGCGGGGTTGGTGACCACTCCCTCCGGTGAGCTTTTGGTGGCGGATGCAGAGGGACACGCGGTGCTGCGCATGGGGGCGGCGTTGGAAGGCTTCGGCGCCGACGAGCTGGTGGTGCCCTCCCGGGGAGGCGGAGCGGTCCACGTCTTCGATTCCCGAGGCCGGCATCTGCGCACGCAGCATTCCCTCACCGGAGCGGATCTCTATCGCTTCGAATACGACCCCGCGGGGCGCTTGAGCGCAGTGGTGGACGTGGACTCCCAGCGCACCACCGTGCAGCGGGACGGCTCGGGAGAACCGGAGCGGATCCTGACGCCGTCGGGGCAGGAGGTTGCCCTGGTCCTCGACCCCGAAGGCTATCTGCAGAATTTCGTCGGGCCGGCAGAGATCTCGGAGCAGTTCCGATACCGCCAGGGCCTGATGGAATGGCATCTGGATCCCCGGGGCCACGATAGGACCTATGAGCACGATCCCTTCGGCCGATTGGAGGAGTCCCGGGATCGAAGCGAGGCGCGGCAGAGATTTATCCGCCATGGGGCGCCGTTTGCTCCCGCGGCCTCGGTGACGGCGGAGGATGGCGGGGGAACGCTTCTGGTCTACAAGACCTTCGAAGGGAGGGACGGAGTCCAGGGCGAAGCGGTGAACGACAGTTCCTTGCGCCAGCACCGTCGCGTGAGGGCCCCGGACGGCCGCTGGACGGTAGTGCGGGCGGATGGAGTGGTCGGCGGCCTGCAGGAGGCCCCGGATCCGCGCTTCGGCATGGCGGCCCGGCGTACCAGCGCCCTGACCACTGCGCTTCCCGGCGGTCCGACCCTGATGGCCTATACGACCAGAGATGCCCAGCTCTCCGATCCCGACGACCCCCTGAGCGTGGCGAGCCTGTTGGATGTGGTCACCGTCAACGGCAATCCGTTCACATCGCTCTACGACGGGACTACCCGCACCTCTACCCTGCTGACCCCCGAAGGCCGCTCGGCGTCGGCGCGCCTCGATACCAAGGGCCGGGTGGTGGAGACGACCCGGCCGGGATTCGCTCCGGTGGCCTACACCTACCGCGCCGATGGCCTGCTGGAGACTGTGCAGGTGGGTACCGGAGCTCCCGGAGCAGCAGATGAGGCGCGGGTGATGCGTTTCACCTACGATCCGTTGCGGCGTCTGGAGACGGTCACCGATCCGCTGGAGCGGGTCACCCGCTTCACCTACGACGCCGCCAATCGCCCTCTGTCGCAGATCCTGCCCGACGGCCGCCGGGTCGCCTTCACCTGGGATGCTGGAAGCAATCTGGAGACGCTGACGCCCCCGGGGCGGCCGGCTCATGCTTTCGAGTACACGCCCCGGGACGAGGTCTCGACCTACTCCCCTCCGGGCGCCACGCCCGCCGAGGGTCTCGTGCTCGGCCACCGTCCGGATCGCCAGCTGGAGCAAATCCAGCGCGCCGGCGGCGAGGTTCTGAGCTTCGCCTACGATGACCTCGGGCGGCTGGAGAGCTTCACTCATCCGGATGGCCAGACAGACCTTGCCTGGGACCCTGTCGCCGGCCAGGTGGGCAGCCTCACCACCTCCGAAGGCTCGACCCTGACCTACGGCTACCAGGGACACTTGCTGCGTTCGCTCAGCTGGTCCGGGCCCGTGGTGGGGACGGTGGATTGGAGCTTCAATGCGGAGCTCAAGGTGG
The DNA window shown above is from Acidobacteriota bacterium and carries:
- a CDS encoding RHS repeat-associated core domain-containing protein, yielding MAATLASPTDVEVAPDGSFYLADPEAGRVVKITSDGILTAVAGGGSLPGEDGDAADQVALALPSGVALGPAGNLYVAEAGASRVRRISVDGRIFGFAGTGQPGFAGDGGAAELALLIDPVRVTALSDGSVYISDGFDRRVRKVDPAGVIRTVAGTGQSGDGGDGGLAAGTAVKEPAGLVTTPSGELLVADAEGHAVLRMGAALEGFGADELVVPSRGGGAVHVFDSRGRHLRTQHSLTGADLYRFEYDPAGRLSAVVDVDSQRTTVQRDGSGEPERILTPSGQEVALVLDPEGYLQNFVGPAEISEQFRYRQGLMEWHLDPRGHDRTYEHDPFGRLEESRDRSEARQRFIRHGAPFAPAASVTAEDGGGTLLVYKTFEGRDGVQGEAVNDSSLRQHRRVRAPDGRWTVVRADGVVGGLQEAPDPRFGMAARRTSALTTALPGGPTLMAYTTRDAQLSDPDDPLSVASLLDVVTVNGNPFTSLYDGTTRTSTLLTPEGRSASARLDTKGRVVETTRPGFAPVAYTYRADGLLETVQVGTGAPGAADEARVMRFTYDPLRRLETVTDPLERVTRFTYDAANRPLSQILPDGRRVAFTWDAGSNLETLTPPGRPAHAFEYTPRDEVSTYSPPGATPAEGLVLGHRPDRQLEQIQRAGGEVLSFAYDDLGRLESFTHPDGQTDLAWDPVAGQVGSLTTSEGSTLTYGYQGHLLRSLSWSGPVVGTVDWSFNAELKVASMRVGGSTLASYDYDRDGLLTQAGDLTLVRDVANGRITGTVQGDLTTERGFNPFGELTGHRADFGGASLYDVSYQRDALGRITERTETIQGETSVTSYSYDPRGRLQRVEQDGALVAEYGYDANGNRTSLLTSSGSLSATHDDQDRLLTYGDRGYTYTAAGELESGTQNGQSVLYDYDALGNLRSVQAPGAPLIEYLVDGENRRIGKKVGGSLVQGWLYADLLNPVAELDGTGNVVSRFVYGDRGNVPAYLEKDGRTYRILADPVGSVRLVVDVETGAVAQRLDYDSFGQVLLDTNPGFQPFGFASGLYDPQTSLIRFGVRDYDPRIGRWTAKDPLGFAGGDTNFYAYVANDPINRADPSGQILPALALGYAAFEVALTLYDLYDAWDTVSDPCADLWDKGLSVGGLGLGLALPGGRYGAGAKAGRRAIDSAQSASNAFRLRNQLIAEEIALGHAFNKHVIKRGEFPGIGTPGEFAEVLESVLNNPTHVRELARGRTAFFDQGSGVLVIRNPAAPDGGTAFVPNKGINYFLGLR